One genomic region from Spirosoma sp. KCTC 42546 encodes:
- a CDS encoding pirin family protein, with the protein MSIQRNLAKLYTPQAQRGFLGAGHLASPLIQVAFSESDPFIVLMDDRLEKRDEQPVGGPHPHAGFETVSLLLEGEMGDEAYRMSGGDLQLMTAGSGVIHTETIEREANMRLLQLWLTLPKKDRWATPRVQDIPLNHVPRVTNESVDIKVYSGSLAGVTSPVQNYTPLILADIWLAPHASTVQYIPAPYTAFLYAIEGSVEVGDAKKQLMQDQVGWLDRFADDDVLSELRLTAGETGGRVILYAGERQGDEIVSHGPFIGDTQEDIRRLYQDYRQGKLNHIATLPQGQHIHY; encoded by the coding sequence ATGAGCATTCAACGAAATCTTGCCAAACTATATACACCCCAAGCCCAGCGGGGATTTTTAGGAGCGGGCCATCTTGCCAGCCCTCTCATTCAGGTTGCTTTTTCAGAGAGCGATCCGTTTATCGTCTTGATGGATGATCGGCTCGAAAAACGGGATGAACAGCCAGTCGGTGGACCACACCCCCACGCCGGTTTTGAAACGGTTTCCCTATTGCTGGAAGGCGAGATGGGCGATGAGGCTTACCGCATGAGTGGGGGCGATTTACAACTAATGACGGCCGGGAGTGGCGTGATTCATACCGAAACCATCGAGCGTGAAGCCAATATGCGTCTCTTGCAATTATGGTTGACGCTGCCCAAGAAAGACCGCTGGGCTACACCACGGGTGCAGGACATTCCCTTAAACCATGTGCCCAGAGTTACCAATGAGTCGGTGGATATCAAAGTCTACAGCGGCTCTTTGGCGGGTGTAACCTCGCCCGTTCAGAATTATACGCCCCTGATTCTGGCCGATATATGGTTGGCACCCCATGCATCTACCGTACAATATATTCCTGCGCCTTACACCGCCTTTTTGTATGCGATTGAGGGTAGTGTGGAAGTTGGCGACGCGAAGAAACAGTTAATGCAGGATCAAGTGGGCTGGCTTGACCGATTCGCGGATGATGACGTCCTGAGTGAACTTAGATTAACGGCTGGTGAAACGGGAGGTCGCGTCATTCTTTATGCCGGCGAACGGCAGGGGGACGAAATTGTATCCCATGGACCCTTCATTGGCGATACGCAAGAGGACATTCGTCGGCTTTACCAGGATTATAGACAGGGTAAGCTGAACCATATTGCCACCCTTCCCCAAGGGCAACATATTCACTACTAA
- a CDS encoding TonB-dependent receptor domain-containing protein, with amino-acid sequence MKKITSLLLCLWICLPSLAQFQLQGTAVETLHQPAPYTTIRLASATDSSTIKGAVTDEKGFFRIDNLAAGTYLLHVQSVGHQATWLPVFSLNETNPTKDFGVITLNEKTEKLAEITVKGQRSLVENQGDRMVLTVANSVIAKGNKVEDLLNYAPLVSKTPLGIKVGNKSNVLMLVDGRQMGQGALDNFLQNFSAEDILKIDVIPNPSAKYDASFGAVINIITKKSLERGINGRLSTTYSQGHNGRFNPNGSLNLRSPKWNVFTTLNGRLDQVGSEEATERAYQGGSMSGQAFSAYKTKGFSTFSGVEFFPNLNHALGIRFNSNAQTVRSTTDGTTAFRSHFVGEDSLLLLSRLETDYTRNYDANINYTGKLDSTGKELSVNLTKSFFDRSNTQYLGYQYQNADGSSIRPPSRARIQNPKTEENLILKADLTLPTKGGRWESGFQLTAISNDNLVTQENEASSGVYVLDSNFSNSGKYSENSFAGYASYSTKFRPGWSVQTGLRYERTHQELVSSNLSRIYSGFFPSLSLSKTLHNGPKFSFSYARKIARPSLSALVPYRWQSDPYLISVGNPGLKPSFAHTLDANVTLGGLTLSINYSNTQDAILNTVFFDPDTRIYTVSFTNLARLHSEFVGLTWGHDWYKWWSMNWNLGLRGSQTDSPIGQYDAGKLTGYGLQTYINNVFSLPKSYKAELLLVYESPNRSTINQSKALFFTFISLNKSLFTDGNIKLIFRDVFHSQLYRYVVSYGNVSSSNQYYNDNQRIQVAFTYNFGKRTVKPAKDRSLGNDAEKNRMGGGVR; translated from the coding sequence ATGAAAAAAATCACATCTCTCCTCCTTTGTTTGTGGATTTGTCTTCCTAGTCTTGCCCAATTTCAACTACAAGGAACAGCCGTTGAAACGCTTCATCAGCCAGCACCTTATACAACCATTCGGCTCGCTTCGGCGACAGACTCCAGCACGATCAAAGGAGCCGTAACCGACGAAAAAGGCTTTTTTAGGATCGATAATCTAGCGGCTGGAACGTACTTACTTCATGTACAGTCGGTTGGCCACCAAGCCACATGGCTTCCTGTGTTTTCGTTAAATGAAACTAATCCAACCAAGGATTTCGGCGTCATTACGCTGAATGAAAAAACAGAAAAACTGGCTGAAATAACCGTCAAAGGGCAACGAAGTTTGGTGGAGAACCAAGGGGATCGGATGGTATTGACCGTAGCCAACAGCGTCATTGCTAAAGGAAACAAGGTAGAAGACCTGCTGAACTATGCACCCTTGGTGTCAAAAACGCCCTTGGGTATTAAAGTGGGCAACAAAAGTAATGTTCTGATGCTGGTGGACGGTCGCCAGATGGGTCAGGGTGCTCTAGACAACTTCCTGCAAAATTTCTCGGCGGAGGATATCCTAAAAATTGACGTAATCCCCAACCCCTCCGCCAAATATGATGCCAGCTTCGGAGCCGTCATTAACATAATCACCAAGAAGAGCTTAGAACGAGGCATCAATGGGCGGCTGAGCACTACCTACTCGCAGGGACACAATGGGCGCTTTAACCCCAACGGCTCCCTTAACCTTCGATCGCCGAAGTGGAATGTGTTCACTACCCTCAATGGCCGACTTGATCAGGTGGGATCTGAGGAGGCTACAGAACGTGCTTATCAAGGCGGTTCTATGTCGGGGCAAGCCTTCTCGGCTTATAAAACCAAAGGCTTTTCCACCTTTAGTGGCGTTGAATTTTTCCCCAACCTAAATCATGCGCTGGGTATCCGGTTCAATAGTAATGCACAAACCGTTCGTAGCACTACCGACGGGACAACGGCGTTTAGAAGCCATTTCGTCGGGGAAGATTCATTACTTTTATTGAGTCGGCTTGAAACGGATTACACGCGGAATTATGATGCCAATATCAACTATACGGGTAAACTCGACAGTACGGGCAAGGAATTGTCGGTTAACCTAACCAAGAGCTTTTTCGATCGATCAAATACCCAATACTTAGGCTATCAGTATCAGAATGCAGACGGTAGCTCGATACGCCCACCCAGCCGGGCTCGAATTCAGAACCCCAAAACGGAGGAAAATCTGATCCTAAAGGCTGATCTAACGCTGCCCACAAAAGGCGGACGCTGGGAGTCTGGCTTTCAGTTAACAGCCATTAGCAATGACAACCTGGTAACCCAGGAAAATGAAGCGAGCTCAGGAGTCTACGTACTCGATTCGAACTTTAGTAATTCCGGAAAGTATTCCGAAAATTCCTTTGCAGGTTATGCCAGTTACAGTACCAAATTTAGACCCGGCTGGTCTGTGCAAACCGGTTTACGGTATGAACGAACCCATCAGGAACTGGTTAGTTCAAATCTGAGTCGGATATATTCCGGTTTTTTTCCTAGCCTAAGCCTGAGCAAAACACTACACAACGGCCCAAAATTTAGCTTTTCCTACGCTCGTAAAATAGCTAGACCGTCCTTATCGGCGCTGGTACCTTATCGCTGGCAATCCGATCCTTACCTGATTTCGGTAGGTAATCCGGGTCTAAAGCCATCCTTTGCCCATACGCTAGACGCTAACGTGACCCTGGGTGGGCTGACCCTGTCGATTAACTATTCCAACACACAGGATGCGATCCTGAATACCGTATTTTTTGATCCAGACACCCGGATTTATACCGTATCGTTTACCAACTTAGCGCGGCTTCACAGCGAATTTGTGGGTCTTACCTGGGGCCATGATTGGTATAAGTGGTGGTCTATGAATTGGAATCTGGGCCTTCGGGGCTCTCAAACTGATTCGCCTATCGGTCAGTATGATGCTGGCAAGTTGACGGGCTACGGCCTACAAACCTATATTAACAATGTATTCTCTTTACCCAAAAGCTACAAAGCGGAATTGCTCCTGGTCTACGAATCACCCAACCGAAGCACGATCAACCAAAGCAAAGCGCTATTTTTCACATTCATTAGTCTTAATAAGTCCCTATTTACCGATGGGAATATCAAACTTATTTTCCGGGATGTATTTCATTCGCAACTCTACCGCTATGTCGTTTCCTATGGCAATGTGTCTTCGAGTAATCAATACTATAATGATAACCAGCGCATTCAGGTAGCGTTTACCTATAATTTTGGCAAACGCACGGTAAAGCCCGCTAAAGACCGAAGCCTAGGCAACGACGCGGAGAAAAACCGGATGGGAGGTGGTGTGAGATAA
- a CDS encoding pectinesterase family protein → MIRFSFLLCLLIWATGTFAQTPPPASPTSPASVTVALDGSGNFKTIQEAVNSFRDHMQVRVTLYVRNGVYAEKLVIPSWKPNIHVIGESKDGVIITGDDYSGKDYPGGKDGTGKDKFSTYTSYTVLVDAPDVILENLTIRNTAGRVGQAVALHVEGDRFVCKNCMLLGNQDTLYAAAEGSRQYYENCFIEGTTDFIFGKSISVFQSCTIKSLSDSFITAAATPDYQQYGFVFFDCKLIADPAAKKVYLGRPWRPYAKTIFIRTEMGDHILPVGWDNWGNAANEKTVLYAEYGSTGVGGNTAKRIAWSKQLTAKEVRQYTVASIFSEKSLWLPEKQ, encoded by the coding sequence ATGATTCGATTTTCATTCCTGCTTTGCCTATTGATCTGGGCAACAGGCACATTTGCCCAGACTCCTCCGCCTGCTTCCCCCACGTCTCCGGCTTCGGTTACCGTGGCCCTGGATGGAAGTGGCAACTTCAAAACGATTCAGGAGGCCGTCAACAGCTTCCGCGACCATATGCAAGTTCGGGTTACGCTCTATGTTAGGAACGGCGTGTATGCCGAAAAACTCGTTATTCCGTCCTGGAAACCCAATATCCACGTTATCGGCGAAAGTAAAGACGGGGTCATTATTACGGGTGATGATTACTCAGGGAAAGACTATCCGGGCGGGAAGGATGGAACAGGGAAGGATAAATTCAGTACCTACACCTCCTACACGGTTTTAGTCGATGCGCCCGATGTTATTCTGGAGAATCTGACCATTCGGAATACCGCTGGTCGGGTTGGACAGGCTGTGGCGCTACATGTAGAAGGCGACCGGTTTGTGTGCAAAAATTGCATGCTGTTAGGCAATCAGGATACGTTGTACGCAGCCGCCGAAGGAAGCCGACAGTACTATGAAAATTGCTTTATCGAAGGAACGACCGATTTCATTTTCGGAAAATCAATCTCTGTTTTCCAATCCTGCACCATCAAAAGCTTATCGGACTCGTTCATCACCGCGGCTGCTACGCCTGACTATCAGCAGTATGGATTCGTCTTTTTCGATTGTAAACTCATTGCCGATCCAGCCGCGAAAAAAGTATATCTGGGTCGCCCCTGGCGTCCGTATGCCAAAACGATTTTCATTCGAACCGAAATGGGCGACCATATTCTGCCCGTCGGTTGGGACAACTGGGGCAATGCGGCCAATGAAAAAACGGTGCTCTATGCTGAATACGGCAGTACCGGCGTTGGCGGAAATACAGCAAAGCGAATCGCCTGGTCGAAACAGCTAACCGCTAAAGAAGTACGCCAGTACACCGTGGCCAGTATCTTCTCCGAGAAATCACTCTGGCTACCGGAAAAGCAATGA
- a CDS encoding SDR family oxidoreductase gives MNLTNNTILITGGTGGFGVEFASKLMALGNTVIITGRNAQKLQEVAQKLPGVHTIQSDVSLVEDISTLYNRVTRKFPDLNIIINNAGEMRKISLHHQHALTDITREIDINLMGPIRMVQQFLPHLKTKKTAAILNVTSGIALMPFPISPIYSASKSGLRAYTQALRVQLKNTNIKVIELVAPGSSTALNDKFRNEDGFSESALMAPEKIVDAAIKGMQHDKNEIYPGLAKLMRVLSRVAPNFIISQSAKMGASFMYGKQEHE, from the coding sequence ATGAACTTAACAAATAACACAATCTTGATTACAGGCGGAACGGGTGGGTTCGGAGTTGAATTTGCCTCAAAACTAATGGCACTAGGCAATACCGTCATTATCACCGGACGAAACGCTCAAAAACTACAGGAAGTAGCCCAAAAACTGCCTGGGGTACATACCATACAGAGCGATGTGAGTTTAGTAGAAGACATTAGTACCCTGTATAACCGAGTGACCAGGAAATTTCCGGACCTCAATATCATTATCAACAATGCGGGCGAAATGCGAAAAATCAGCTTACACCATCAGCATGCCCTTACGGACATCACCCGAGAAATTGACATTAATCTAATGGGGCCTATCCGGATGGTGCAACAGTTCCTGCCGCATCTCAAAACAAAAAAAACGGCTGCTATCCTCAATGTTACGTCGGGCATTGCGCTGATGCCTTTTCCAATATCCCCCATTTATAGTGCAAGCAAGTCGGGGCTTCGGGCGTATACACAAGCGTTACGGGTGCAACTAAAAAATACCAACATCAAGGTTATTGAGCTTGTCGCTCCCGGTTCGTCCACCGCCCTGAACGACAAATTTCGAAACGAAGACGGCTTTAGTGAGAGTGCCTTGATGGCTCCTGAAAAAATAGTCGATGCCGCCATCAAGGGAATGCAACATGATAAGAATGAGATTTATCCTGGTCTTGCCAAATTAATGCGGGTGCTGAGCCGGGTGGCTCCCAACTTTATCATTTCGCAATCGGCTAAAATGGGCGCATCATTTATGTATGGTAAGCAGGAACACGAATAA
- a CDS encoding glycoside hydrolase family 105 protein has translation MSKITKPYTRTLWLLFCLTTAFAQPAPTVATNAPWSVRMADSDMIRNPKGWMLDFSKEPRWGYCNGLVCSALEQLWKKSGDEKYYTYIKGYADDLINPNGTIKTYTLSQYNIDAVNSGKILFALYEKTHDPKYEKAIRLLRSQMLTHPRTSEGGFWHKKHYPHQMWLDGLYMASPFLAQYAQVFNEPALFADVANQIQLIDRHNKDPKTGLYYHGWDESKEQRWADKETGKSPHVWGRGMGWYAMTLVDVLDYFPNDHPQRKQIIAITNQLAQTLATYQDKQTGLWYQVMDVGKQDGNYLESSGSTMFVYFLIKAAKKGYIDQKYADVARKGYDGILTNFIKTQPTGIVTITDACAGAGLGGTPYRDGSYEYYCKEAKRDNDPKSVGPFIMLALEFEGKKRGK, from the coding sequence ATGAGCAAGATAACAAAGCCATACACACGTACCTTATGGCTACTCTTTTGCCTAACTACGGCTTTTGCCCAACCCGCACCCACCGTTGCTACCAATGCGCCCTGGTCGGTTCGAATGGCCGATTCGGACATGATCCGAAATCCCAAAGGATGGATGCTCGACTTTTCCAAAGAGCCTCGCTGGGGGTATTGCAATGGGTTGGTGTGTAGCGCACTCGAACAATTGTGGAAGAAATCGGGCGATGAAAAATACTACACGTATATCAAGGGCTATGCCGATGACCTGATCAATCCTAACGGCACTATAAAAACCTATACCCTTAGCCAATACAACATCGACGCGGTTAACTCGGGCAAAATCCTCTTTGCCTTGTACGAAAAGACCCACGACCCAAAATACGAAAAAGCCATTCGCTTGCTACGTAGTCAGATGCTAACCCATCCGCGTACGAGCGAAGGCGGTTTCTGGCACAAAAAACATTATCCACACCAGATGTGGCTCGATGGGTTATACATGGCGTCACCGTTTTTAGCCCAGTATGCCCAGGTCTTCAACGAACCTGCCTTGTTCGCCGACGTAGCCAATCAAATTCAGCTCATCGACAGGCATAATAAAGACCCAAAAACCGGACTGTATTATCACGGCTGGGACGAAAGCAAAGAGCAGCGCTGGGCAGATAAGGAAACAGGAAAATCACCCCATGTTTGGGGACGTGGTATGGGTTGGTACGCCATGACCTTAGTGGACGTTCTGGATTATTTCCCCAACGACCATCCGCAACGAAAGCAGATAATAGCCATTACGAATCAGCTGGCACAAACATTGGCTACCTATCAGGATAAGCAAACAGGTCTTTGGTACCAGGTCATGGACGTAGGCAAACAGGACGGCAATTACCTGGAATCGTCGGGCTCAACTATGTTCGTTTATTTCCTGATCAAAGCCGCGAAGAAGGGCTATATTGACCAGAAATACGCAGACGTTGCCCGGAAGGGATACGACGGCATTCTAACGAATTTTATTAAAACTCAACCCACAGGCATTGTAACCATTACGGATGCCTGCGCGGGCGCTGGTCTGGGTGGCACGCCCTACCGCGATGGCTCCTATGAGTATTATTGTAAGGAAGCCAAACGGGATAACGACCCAAAATCCGTCGGCCCCTTTATCATGCTGGCGCTTGAGTTTGAGGGGAAGAAGCGGGGGAAGTAG
- a CDS encoding LytTR family DNA-binding domain-containing protein, with protein MTNPLRCAIIDDEFLAQELLKKYVRRVTSLELIATFDDAIIAFNQLPDLLPDVIFLDITMPELTGLEFLRAYPAPHPAVIMTTANPEHALDGFDLGVTDYLLKPISFERFLKAIGRAREKKTSAPLAGSLPEQKSLLPPVANPTLGAEFIYFKTDRKLEQVRVDDIVFAESLGDYLKIFLADRYLVVLLTMKKLVDTLPADRFLRVHRSCIIQLRHIQTLEGNTIHTSTGQTLVVGPNYRAPVREAVQKWLTV; from the coding sequence ATGACAAATCCACTTCGTTGCGCGATTATTGACGATGAATTCCTGGCCCAGGAGCTCTTGAAAAAGTATGTCCGGCGCGTTACTTCACTAGAGTTAATCGCCACCTTTGATGATGCCATTATCGCCTTTAATCAGCTACCGGATTTGTTACCCGATGTGATTTTTCTCGATATCACGATGCCAGAACTGACGGGGCTTGAGTTTTTACGGGCTTACCCGGCCCCACACCCGGCCGTAATTATGACGACAGCCAATCCTGAACATGCCCTGGATGGTTTTGATCTGGGCGTGACGGATTATCTGCTCAAACCCATCTCGTTTGAGCGTTTCCTCAAAGCGATTGGACGCGCCAGAGAGAAGAAAACCAGTGCGCCCTTGGCAGGCTCTTTGCCAGAGCAAAAAAGCCTGTTACCACCGGTTGCCAACCCCACATTAGGTGCAGAGTTTATCTACTTTAAAACCGACCGGAAACTGGAACAAGTCCGGGTAGATGATATCGTCTTTGCCGAATCGCTGGGTGATTACCTCAAAATTTTTCTAGCGGATCGCTATCTGGTAGTTCTCTTAACGATGAAAAAGCTAGTCGATACCCTACCCGCCGACCGCTTTCTGAGGGTCCATCGATCCTGCATCATCCAATTGCGCCACATTCAAACCCTGGAAGGAAATACCATTCATACCTCAACGGGACAGACGTTGGTTGTCGGGCCTAACTACCGAGCCCCCGTACGAGAAGCGGTACAGAAGTGGCTGACTGTTTAG
- a CDS encoding S9 family peptidase: MAQTQQSVSFTNHNQVLAGTLKMPPGTGVHPAVLIILGSGSSNRDGEVEGLKPFQAMTTELGKKGFAVLRYDNRSKGRSSGKPMEESTTTELATKRRYEFGKVFNTVNQAHSILQIKHVDHNLITTDQRVPKQSPRPLQK; encoded by the coding sequence TTGGCCCAAACTCAACAAAGCGTCAGTTTTACCAACCATAATCAGGTATTAGCTGGCACGCTCAAGATGCCTCCAGGAACGGGCGTTCACCCGGCGGTACTGATTATCTTAGGCAGTGGCTCTAGCAATCGAGATGGGGAGGTAGAGGGACTTAAGCCCTTCCAGGCAATGACGACCGAACTGGGCAAAAAGGGATTTGCTGTGTTACGCTATGATAATCGGTCTAAAGGTCGCTCATCAGGTAAGCCAATGGAAGAGTCTACTACTACAGAATTGGCTACTAAACGACGGTACGAATTCGGAAAAGTCTTCAACACGGTTAATCAAGCGCATTCAATACTGCAAATTAAGCACGTAGACCATAACTTAATTACGACCGATCAGCGTGTTCCAAAGCAGTCTCCTCGGCCTTTACAAAAGTAG
- a CDS encoding sensor histidine kinase: MFRLTLLTDEAQYRGWTRVGFHGVLILGVFLLIFSTYIPWFLYPNPSLHYPIKTYVGPILRDSLSVLVQYYSLVYLFTHYGRRPFVLLPGLALYYVILFTVYYYSSSIVKHYFGLADDYSGSINHFERLPYGQALFNVGTFFHLSFIIERAFYPLAVKLVLEVYRRQVRHGELQQQYTRLELDFLKSQVNPHFLFNVLNSIYALTEEENPQAARITLQLSGMMRYALYETANSLVPLNKELRFIRDYMNLEELRTAKRLVLDYDLPQLVDESLQIAPFLLITFIENAFKHGVQNNAQKSWVKLTLVVHDNVLNLSLINSKPINPSSVLGGLGVSNVKKRLSLQYPDHYLMILDKETTYTITLRLNLSKQERALR, translated from the coding sequence ATGTTTAGACTAACCCTACTGACCGATGAAGCCCAGTATCGGGGCTGGACCCGAGTCGGCTTTCATGGGGTGCTGATTCTGGGGGTGTTTTTGCTGATTTTTTCTACCTACATTCCCTGGTTTCTCTATCCCAATCCATCGCTTCATTACCCCATCAAAACGTACGTAGGGCCTATCTTACGGGATTCGCTGAGCGTCCTGGTCCAGTATTATAGTCTGGTTTATCTCTTTACCCACTATGGCCGCCGTCCGTTTGTCCTATTGCCTGGCCTGGCCCTTTATTATGTGATTCTCTTTACGGTTTATTACTATTCATCGTCTATCGTCAAGCACTATTTCGGCCTAGCGGACGATTATTCGGGATCAATCAACCATTTTGAGCGATTGCCTTACGGACAAGCTTTATTTAATGTAGGCACCTTTTTTCACTTATCATTTATCATTGAGCGTGCTTTCTACCCGTTAGCCGTGAAGCTCGTATTGGAAGTCTACCGCAGGCAAGTACGTCATGGAGAGCTTCAGCAACAATACACCCGGCTTGAACTGGATTTCCTGAAAAGTCAAGTTAATCCCCATTTTCTGTTCAATGTGCTCAATAGCATCTATGCCCTGACGGAGGAAGAGAATCCACAGGCGGCCCGGATAACGCTCCAGCTATCGGGTATGATGCGTTACGCCTTGTATGAAACCGCCAATTCGCTCGTTCCCTTAAACAAGGAACTGCGCTTCATTCGGGATTATATGAATCTGGAAGAGCTCCGAACGGCCAAGCGATTAGTGCTGGATTACGATTTGCCCCAATTGGTTGACGAATCGCTCCAGATCGCCCCGTTCTTATTAATTACCTTTATTGAAAATGCCTTTAAGCACGGGGTTCAAAATAACGCCCAAAAATCCTGGGTAAAGCTGACCCTAGTGGTTCATGATAATGTACTGAATTTGTCGCTGATCAATAGTAAGCCAATCAATCCTTCTTCAGTACTGGGTGGTTTGGGCGTATCTAATGTAAAAAAAAGGTTATCCCTTCAGTACCCAGACCACTATCTAATGATCTTAGATAAAGAAACAACGTATACAATAACACTTCGCTTGAACTTGTCGAAACAAGAGCGAGCACTTCGTTAA
- a CDS encoding glycoside hydrolase 43 family protein, with protein sequence MKSQLLSWAFFLVTLPGFAQNTVSKPSSFDVSTPYVSKVWVADLGNGSYKNPVLDADYSDPDACRAGDDFYLVASSFDAIPGLPILHSKDLVNWTIIGHALKRQPPFDHFEKTQHGNGVWAPAIRYHNKEFYIYYPDPDFGIYLTKATNPAGPWSAPVLVESGKGLIDPCPLWDDNGQVYLVHGWAGSRAGIKSIITVKKLSPDGTKVTDEGAIVYDGHETDPTIEGPKIYKRNSYYYIFAPAGGVPTGWQLVLRSKSIYGPYERKVVMDQGKTPINGPHQGAWVTTNPGKGKAAEDWFLHFQDKEAYGRVVHLQPMKWVSDWPVIGVDPDGDGKGEPVLTYKKPNHTSGKSYPVATPAESDEFNTTALGLQWQWQANPKGIWHTTSRQGFLRLYSYKTPEDAKNNWEVPNLLMQKFPTETFMATTKVIFKPNPKLENEKAGLIIMGLSYANLMLKSSKEGLALVYGVCKKASEGKSEEETVITRINPGTPVYLRVAVTKGAKCQFSYSLDGQNFTKTGDSFQAEVGRWIGAKMGIFCTRTTQINDSGYADFDWFRVEPVTSVTP encoded by the coding sequence ATGAAATCACAGTTACTCTCTTGGGCATTTTTTCTTGTCACACTTCCTGGGTTTGCACAGAATACTGTATCGAAACCTTCTTCATTTGATGTATCAACGCCTTATGTGTCGAAAGTTTGGGTAGCGGACTTAGGCAATGGCTCTTACAAAAACCCCGTTCTGGACGCCGATTATTCGGACCCCGATGCCTGCCGGGCGGGAGATGATTTCTATCTGGTCGCATCCAGTTTCGATGCCATTCCGGGTTTGCCCATCCTTCATTCAAAAGACCTGGTGAACTGGACCATCATCGGTCATGCCCTGAAGCGTCAGCCCCCTTTCGATCATTTCGAGAAGACCCAGCACGGTAACGGGGTTTGGGCACCTGCTATTCGCTACCACAACAAGGAGTTCTACATCTATTACCCCGACCCCGATTTTGGCATCTACCTGACCAAAGCCACTAACCCGGCTGGCCCCTGGTCGGCACCAGTGCTGGTTGAAAGCGGCAAAGGATTGATTGACCCTTGCCCGCTTTGGGATGACAATGGGCAGGTATATCTGGTACACGGCTGGGCGGGTAGCCGGGCCGGGATTAAAAGCATCATTACGGTAAAAAAGCTAAGTCCCGATGGCACAAAGGTGACGGACGAAGGTGCCATTGTGTACGACGGCCACGAAACCGACCCTACCATCGAAGGGCCGAAAATCTATAAACGGAACAGCTACTACTACATCTTTGCCCCGGCGGGTGGCGTACCTACGGGCTGGCAACTGGTGTTACGTTCGAAAAGTATTTATGGACCCTACGAACGGAAAGTCGTTATGGATCAGGGCAAAACGCCCATCAACGGGCCGCATCAGGGCGCGTGGGTCACGACAAATCCGGGCAAAGGGAAAGCCGCTGAAGACTGGTTTTTACATTTCCAGGATAAAGAAGCCTATGGCCGGGTGGTACATCTGCAACCGATGAAGTGGGTGTCCGACTGGCCCGTGATTGGCGTAGATCCCGATGGCGACGGCAAGGGCGAACCCGTGTTGACCTATAAAAAACCAAATCACACCAGCGGAAAATCCTATCCGGTTGCTACCCCCGCTGAATCGGATGAGTTTAACACAACAGCACTGGGCTTGCAATGGCAGTGGCAGGCGAACCCGAAAGGCATTTGGCACACAACCAGTCGGCAGGGATTCCTGCGATTGTACTCCTACAAAACACCGGAGGACGCGAAAAATAACTGGGAGGTGCCAAACCTGCTGATGCAGAAATTTCCGACAGAAACCTTCATGGCCACCACAAAGGTCATCTTCAAGCCGAATCCGAAACTGGAAAATGAAAAGGCAGGCTTGATAATTATGGGGTTGAGCTATGCCAATCTGATGCTAAAAAGTAGCAAAGAGGGACTTGCTCTGGTCTACGGTGTTTGTAAGAAGGCATCGGAAGGAAAATCCGAAGAAGAGACAGTCATTACCCGTATCAATCCGGGCACCCCGGTTTACCTGCGCGTTGCTGTAACGAAAGGGGCGAAATGCCAGTTCAGTTACAGTTTAGACGGGCAGAATTTCACAAAAACAGGCGATAGTTTTCAAGCCGAAGTAGGTCGCTGGATCGGCGCTAAAATGGGCATCTTCTGCACCCGTACCACCCAGATCAACGATTCGGGTTATGCTGATTTCGACTGGTTCCGGGTAGAGCCCGTGACAAGCGTTACACCTTAA
- a CDS encoding helix-turn-helix domain-containing protein translates to MEPTNLLPEECSRTLRPIRDALDVLNGKWKLPIIVALTFGEKRFGEIAKEVQGITDRMLSKELRDLELNGLVKRTLYDTYPAKVTYTLTAHSQTLHDVIESLRKWGELHRQKMISGDK, encoded by the coding sequence ATGGAGCCAACAAACTTATTACCGGAGGAATGTAGCCGTACTTTGCGCCCCATACGGGATGCCCTGGATGTATTAAATGGGAAGTGGAAGTTGCCGATTATTGTGGCCCTTACCTTCGGGGAGAAGCGGTTTGGGGAAATCGCCAAAGAGGTTCAGGGGATTACGGATCGAATGCTCTCCAAAGAATTACGGGATCTGGAGTTGAACGGGTTGGTCAAGCGAACTCTATATGACACCTATCCCGCTAAGGTGACGTACACGTTAACAGCTCATAGCCAAACATTACATGACGTGATTGAATCCTTACGCAAATGGGGCGAGTTACATCGGCAAAAGATGATCTCGGGCGATAAATGA